One window of Globicephala melas chromosome 2, mGloMel1.2, whole genome shotgun sequence genomic DNA carries:
- the GMFB gene encoding glia maturation factor beta isoform X2 → MKIDKDKRLVVLDEELEGISPDELKDELPERQPRFIVYSYKYQHDDGRVSYPLCFIFSSPVGCKPEQQMMYAGSKNKLVQTAELTKVFEIRNTEDLTEEWLREKLGFFH, encoded by the exons A tgaaaatTGATAAGGATAAACGCCTGGTGGTGCTGGATGAAGAGCTTGAG GGCATTTCACCAGATGAACTTAAAGATGAACTACCTGAACGACAACCTCG CTTCATTGTATATAGTTATAAGTATCAACATGATGATGGAAGAGTTTCATACCCTCTGTGCTTTATTTTCTCCAGTCCTGTTG GATGTAAGCCTGAACAACAGATGATGTATGCTGGGAGTAAGAATAAGCTAGTCCAAACAGCTGAACTCACCAAG gtattTGAAATAAGAAATACCGAAGACCTAACTGAAGAATGGTTACGTGAGAAACTTGGATTTTTCCACTAA
- the GMFB gene encoding glia maturation factor beta isoform X1, translated as MSESLVVCDVAEDLVEKLRKFRFRKETNNAAIIMKIDKDKRLVVLDEELEGISPDELKDELPERQPRFIVYSYKYQHDDGRVSYPLCFIFSSPVGCKPEQQMMYAGSKNKLVQTAELTKVFEIRNTEDLTEEWLREKLGFFH; from the exons ATG agtGAGTCTTTGGTAGTTTGTGATGTTGCTGAAGATTTAGTGGAAAAGCTGAGAAAGTTTCGTTTTCGCAAAGAGACGAACAATGCTGCCATTATAA tgaaaatTGATAAGGATAAACGCCTGGTGGTGCTGGATGAAGAGCTTGAG GGCATTTCACCAGATGAACTTAAAGATGAACTACCTGAACGACAACCTCG CTTCATTGTATATAGTTATAAGTATCAACATGATGATGGAAGAGTTTCATACCCTCTGTGCTTTATTTTCTCCAGTCCTGTTG GATGTAAGCCTGAACAACAGATGATGTATGCTGGGAGTAAGAATAAGCTAGTCCAAACAGCTGAACTCACCAAG gtattTGAAATAAGAAATACCGAAGACCTAACTGAAGAATGGTTACGTGAGAAACTTGGATTTTTCCACTAA